The genomic interval GTGTCAGAAGCAAACAGCTCGGCAACAAACAACGCCCCACCGGACttacctctccttccttctccggGAGTCCCAGCCTCTGTccttgtccttatttcttttccgCCTGTGTGGGCTCCGACTTCGGTCCCGTCTATGCCGTGAACACTCGCCGTCCAGATGGCTCCCCCCAGAATGCCTCGAGTCCACTGAGGCCGACCGTCTTTCTTCGCTCCTGAGACAGAAAGAACGGTCAACTAGTTTCAACCACTGATCTCCACGACAGACCAGCCTCGAGCCCAACATTCTATAGCAGAGACCAAGTAAATATGCATAATCTTGCACTCCAGTAAGAGGACAGGCAAAGAAACACAGCTCTGCATGGTATGTTTTACGACTGTGgaaacaggaagaggaagaagccTCTGGATGAATCACAGTGTGCTGTGACTGGTCTTGGAGGTGCTCGGACCCAGCTGGACAGTGACAGTCAACAGACTCGACAGAGGACCGCTTCCACCGAGACACGACGACATACTTGTCCGCCCcatctgcctccttctcctgctcctcctgccagTGGCTGCTCAGCTCCTCCATATGCACGTTGATCACGTCCCGGATCACCTGCGGGCGGGGGGGAACCAACTGCCAGGTAAGAAAGCTGCTTGAGAAACGAGCAGACGGTACTGCTCGCGATCAGTTAAACATTTCCAGAGAGCTACGATACGGCGGACTGTGGGAGGTGTGGAGTCTAAGAAACACAAACAGGCAACACACTGAGGATTCAGGGGCACACGATCATGACACGTGTTAACTCAGCCTGAAGAGTTTAGAAATCACGCGCAGAAAGACAGAGTGCACACGCAGGAAGGGGGCACGAGTCAACCCTGGGTGATCTGGGAGAAGGACACACACGAGTGAGTCCTGTGTCCTGTCTGCAGTAGCGCAACTCATCTGTACGTTGGAGACCACTGAGATACGATAAACCACTAAAAGGGTGGGAAACATGGGCGTTTTTACAGATGAAAGACATCCGGGATCTGCTCCCAGACCACCGActgctggggcaggaggagagagggagtgagTGGGTgtaaaataaacagagatcatatGCAGATaacgggcttccttggtggctcagtggtaaagaatccacctaccagtgcaggagatggggttcactccttgggtcgggaagataccctggaggaggaatccagtatccttgcctgggaaaccccatggacagaggagcctggtggggcacaggtcatggggtcgaagagtcagggacacaacttagcaattaaatcaCGGATTAATGCacttaacggagaaggcaatggcaccccactccagtactcttgcctggaaaatcccatggatggaggagcctggtaggctgcagtccatggggttgcgaagagttggatacaactgagcaacttcactttcacttttcactttcatgcactggagaaagaaatggcaacccactccagtgttcttgcctagagaatcccagggacgggggagcctggtggcctgccatctatggagtcacacagagtcggacacaactgaagcgacttagcagcagtagcagcaacacacttaaattttattatatacataatactGTAAGTTACAAATAATTTATACCAAAACACTTCTTAAGCCCAAATGTTTAGTAGAGTACATAAAAGGACTAAGTTTCTGCCAAAAAAagctatttattaaaaattccttTGTCCATAAGCATTATTTCCATTACATCTCACGATAACcctgcaaaaatgaaaaaaatctcaatcTTAAAAAGCTCAAATCATTTGCCCAGGTCAAACAGACAGTAATAAATTACAGAATCAAAACTCAAGCCTGGGTCTGTCTACAGCCAAAATCTATGTTCTCATCATGATGCAGTATCACTTTCTCAAAAGCAGTATTTTTGTAAGACTGTACAACCTCTTTACGTAAGGTCTTTGTACCCTGGAGAGCCTTGGCCTGGTGAAGGCTGGGTCTGAATGTGACGGAGCAAATACAAATCAGACGTGACCACAATGGAGCCTCGTCCTCTCAGAAAACCTCTCGGCAACTGTGGAAACCACGGGACAGGCAATGACTGCGTACGGGAAACCTGTGTGTTCAACAAGGCTGTACACAATCACGCAGAACTTACCTCGGTGTATGACTTCTTGGTTATGTGAACGTTCTTAGCTCTATAGGACTGGCGTCTTCTTTTGTAATCTCTCACTTCTGCCAGGATTTCAAGGTAAGATTTCGGACTTTTTCGACTATTAtctaataaaagaacaaaataaaattattacatcATCAGAAACTCTAAATTCTTATGAATTAGAGGGAAGGAACACCATAATCatctgatattttatattttaatgtagcACTTCAAAAATTTTATGTTGTATAAATGGACTAttttatatcattccttttctctagCCATTAGTTGAACATAAAGAGTGTTTTAAGTACAGAGATTAAAGTAACAGCCCAGTTCTAAGTAACATTCTTACGGAAGAAAGGTATGCTTGGTGTAACAATCAGAGAACAAAATTTCAAGTACTAAGTAAACACCTTAACATATGTTAATATCAGATGATACAAAACCATCCTATTCCAACTCAAAATGGCCTGACAAATCATCTTAATAACACTTAAAGGACGAAATGacaattaagaaatagaaaactaagaTATTCATCTCAAACCTTGATTGACTTTGGCAGCCAAGTCTACAAAGAGATCGCTGTCATTTTCGATAATTTGAGAATCTGAgcgttttttctttgtttcctcgaCTACAAAATCGTAGAGGGCAAGACGATCGGCTTGAGTGAGATCACAAACAAACCGTTTGTGATTCAGAGGAACTTCAATAGGCAATGAAGAATACAGCCCTAGAGTAAAAATAAGATCACAAGGATAAATAATACATGAAGCTCTGGATTTACGACCCACGATACTCACCTTTAAACGTGCATGGTAACAATGTGACGTTTAATTAACACAAGCCATTTGTTTTCGTAGCAGTCCCTGAACATGCAGAACAGCCACCTGTGTGCTAATGGCCAACACTGACTCTATCCCGAATGCTGCATCCACAGAAAGGGCGGACGTGGGTGTGGGCTATTCCCCCCGACAGTGTTAGGACAGATCCCATGAAGGCAACAGTAATAACCATAAGACAATTTgcccattggaaaaaaaaaaaaaaaaacttttaaaaggttCCCCATACTGTAAAAGTAGATATGAATTTTCTCTATATACGCCTTTCCGCACAAAAGGTGaaggaaaatgattttaataGGAAATACACATTACAGCccccttgaaaataaaatatagaaatacaaaaaatgtgttaaaaacatatttatgagACACCAAGCGATATGGTTCAGTCAAAATATATCCCATTCGGGCAATGACTTAGAGCTACGGACCAAGGGGCGGAAATCCCAAACTTCCTCAGATCAGAGAAAGACACACTGAGACtaaaacgtcttttaattttcagaagcagcagcaggtaggCTTCACCAAACTGAAGAAAGTTGTCAACAGCAAGTGCCCCATCCCC from Bos indicus isolate NIAB-ARS_2022 breed Sahiwal x Tharparkar chromosome 23, NIAB-ARS_B.indTharparkar_mat_pri_1.0, whole genome shotgun sequence carries:
- the SNRNP48 gene encoding U11/U12 small nuclear ribonucleoprotein 48 kDa protein, with product MEAELPPVEERRRLREELSEFVESCRRTLEEVTASLGWSLDRLEPGEEAAAAEDEVAICPYDSNHHMPRSSLAKHMMSCRLRRLGYTKEEEDKMYNSDFFYENANVPSITLNKDSQFQIIKQARAAVGNDGDYYNQRLYSSLPIEVPLNHKRFVCDLTQADRLALYDFVVEETKKKRSDSQIIENDSDLFVDLAAKVNQDNSRKSPKSYLEILAEVRDYKRRRQSYRAKNVHITKKSYTEVIRDVINVHMEELSSHWQEEQEKEADGADKSEERRSASVDSRHSGGSHLDGECSRHRRDRSRSPHRRKRNKDKDRGWDSRRRKERDGERHHSHKRRKQKM